AACAGATTAATCGTTTAGAAAAGACAGTTGATGATAAACGACTGTCCTATACGCAGCATCAGCAATATATCACTAAGCAAAAGCAGCTCTATTTTAAGGAAAGTGAAAACTTAAAACAAGCTGAGCGCTTCATTTCTACACTAGAATCTAAAGTGAATCGATTAAAAATGATGCAGGAGGAATATCAGGGATATTATCAAGGTGTCAGGTTACTGCTTAAAAATAAAGAAAAGCTGGATGGTATTCATCATACTGTGCTTGATTCTATTTCAGTAGAACCGCAATATAATGATGCACTGGATAGTGCATTAGGCGGGATATTACAGCATATTATCGTAGAAGATGCACAGGCAGCACGTAAAGCGATAGCATTCTTGAAGTCAAAACAGGCAGGGCGTGCGACATTTTTGCCGTTAAATGTCATCAGACCAAGAAACATCGCGAGTGATATCTTAACGGGATTGACCCAATTCGAAGGATATATCGGCACTTTAAATACGCTCATAACAGCAGATAACCAATACAAGAATATTGTAGACAACATCGCTGGCCATATTATTATTGCAACGACACTTGCAGAAGCGAATAAAATTGCAAAGTTTGCATCATATAGACATAAAGTGGTGACATTGGATGGACAAGTCGTTAATCCAGGCGGATCGATGACAGGTGGAAGTAAGCAAAAACCGACGCAGGCGCTGTCATCTAGAAATGAACTGCAGCAATTAACTAAACAGTTATCTGACTATGAATCACAAACTTCACAGTTAAGTGAAAAAGTAAGCCAGTTGAATGAATCAATTTCAGAAGCTGAATTTCAGCTTGAACAGGATAAACAAAATGGTATAGAGCTGCGTGATGAATTGCATCAGCTAAAATTAACGCGTGAAGAAATCCACGTAAAGTTAGAACGTCTTCAGTCTAAGCTTGAGGCTAGAAGTCAGTATGACAAAGAACGAGATGAAATCAGACAACTGGAAAAAGATAAAACAGTTATAATGGACAGCATTCAGTCAATCGATATACGGTTAACAGAACTTACAGAAAAAATAAAGTTATACCAGAATAATGCACAGAACAAAAAGACATTACTTGAAAATATGCAGCAGGAAATACAAAGTATCAATAAATCGATCAGTCAGCTGGATGCAGATATCAATTATTATCAAAAGGTAAAACAGGATCTGTCAGACAAAATAGAGACGACAGAACGTGAACTTGAACATTTAAGTCAACTTGATCATACCATTAATCGTGAAAAGCTTGAGAAAGAAATCGTTCAACTGGAAAAAGATATTGGAGAAGATAAAGAAAAGAAAAGTTTTCTGCATGATCAGATTGAAAAGTTACAGCACAATATCGGTGAATATATAGAACAGGAAACAGAACTTGAATTACAGAATAAAGAACTTATACGTCAAATTAATGGAATAGAAAATGGTATCGGTGAACTAAAGGTTCAGCATTCGAGATTAGACGTAAAGCTTGAAAATTACATCGAACATTTAAGCTTTACTTATGAAATGACTTATGAGGCTGCAGAAGATTATATGTTTGAACATAGTCTTACGGTTGATGATGCCGAGCAGTTAAACGAATTAAGAAGTCGTGTTAAACTGACAAAGATTGCCATAGATGAATTAGGACCGGTGAATATGAATGCAATTGAACAATATAAAGCGGTGAGTGAGCGTTACGAATTCTTAATATCACAAGAGGCAGATCTGCTGGAAGCGAAAGATAATCTCGAAATGATCATAAGAGATATGGATCATACAGTTGCTGAACGCTTTAAAGCAACATTTGAAGTGATATCAAATGCATTTGAGCACATCTTCAAACAATTGTTCGGCGGTGGAGAAGGACGATTAATTCTGACAGAAGAAGATTATTTAACAAGTGGCATCGATATATATGTTCAGCCACCAGGAAAGAAAAGACAGCACTTGTCATTGTTATCGGGTGGTGAACGTGCGATGACTGCAATCGTTCTGCTCTTTGCAATTTTAAATAGAAAGAAAGCACCATTTGTGATTCTGGATGAAGTGGAAGCAGCGCTTGATGAAGCAAATGTCAGTCGGTTTGCGCACTATTTAACAACTTTAAAGAAAGATACCCAGTTTATCGTGATTACGCATCGTAAAGGGACGATGGAAGAAAGCGATAGACTCTATGGTGTTACAATGCAAAACTCGGGTATATCTAAACTAGTAAGCGTTAATCTGAAAGAAATTGATGATAAAAAATTTAAGGAGTTGACGAAATGAGTTTCTTTAAAAAATTAAAAAATAAATTTGTCGGTAATAATGAAGAATCAACGGATGCATTAGAAACTTTAGCACCAGAAGATACACTGGATCCCCAGCAGGAAGATCCGATTCATGACGTGCAGACAAATGAAAGTGTCAGTCACGCTGAAGTCATTGAACAACCGAAGAAAAAAGAAAAGAAGTCAGATTGGGACTGGGACTTTGATGATGATGATCTCATTTCTATCGAAGAGTTTGAGGAACTTGAAGCTCAGCAAATTGGCGCGAAATTCCGTGAAGGGTTAGAAAAATCTCGTGAAAACTTCCAGAATAAACTTAATGATTTACTTGCGATGTACCGTACTGTTGATGAAGATTTCTTTGAAGCTTTAGAAGAAATGCTGATACAGGCAGACGTTGGATTTAATACCGTGATGGATTTAGTGGAATCACTTCGTATGGAAGCGAAGCGCCGTAATATTACGGAGACAGCTGATCTGAGAGAAGTTATCGTAGAGAAGATTGTTGAGATCTATGAACAAGAAGATGACAAGCTGCAGGAAATGAATATTCAGGAAGATGGACTGACTGTAATATTGATGGTTGGTGTTAACGGTGTCGGAAAAACAACGACGATAGGTAAACTTGCACATCGATACAAAGGACAAGGAAAAAAGGTGATGCTTGCTGCGGGAGATACTTTCCGTGCAGGCGCTATAGAACAGCTTCAAGTATGGGGTGACCGTGTCGGTGTTGAAGTGATCAAGCAAAGCGAAGGCTCAGATCCTGCAGCGGTTATGTACGATGCAATAGGAGCAGCCAAAAATCGTGGTGCGGATATATTAATTTGTGACACAGCAGGTCGTCTTCAAAATAAAGCGAATTTAATGACAGAATTAGAGAAGGTTAAAAAAGTATTGTCTCGTGCTGTACCAGGTGCACCGCATGAAGTACTGCTTGCACTGGATGCAACGACAGGACAAAATGCGCTTGTACAGGCAAAAGCATTTAAAGAAGTGACAGATGTATCAGGCATCGTTCTGACGAAATTGGATGGAACTGCAAAAGGTGGTATCGTGCTTGCGATTCGAAATGAGCTGCACATTCCTGTTAAATTTGTCGGTTTAGGTGAAAAGTTAGATGACTTACAGCCGTTCGATGCTGAAAGCTATGTATATGGGTTATTTGCTGATATGATTGAAGCTTCTACAGAAGAAGAGAATAGAGCAGCAGAAGTGCTGAAGGATAATTCAGACGATGAGTGATCTGCTGAAGACGATGCGCATGAATTATCTGTTTGACTTCTATCAGTCATTATTGACAGATAAACAGAGAAATTATCTTGAAAAATATTATATGGATGATGAATCACTTTCGGAAATTGCAGAAACGTTTGATGTATCGAGGCAGGCAGTTTATGATAATATAAGACGTACTGGTGATTTATTAGAAGAGTACGAAAGCAAGCTTGGTCTTTATCAAAAATTTGAAGCACGTCAGTCAATCTACGAACAGATGCTTCAAATAAATAAGTTACAGGATAATGAAGAACGTAATCAGCAGTTAGAATCATATATAGAACAATTACAAAGAATAGAATAGGGGGTCATTGTATGGCTTTTGAAGGATTATCAGATCGACTCCAGGCTACAATGCAGAAAATTAAAGGTAAGGGTAAAGTTACAGAAGCGGATATAAAAGTAATGATGCGTGAAGTGCGCTTAGCATTGCTTGAAGCCGATGTTAACTTTAAAGTTGTAAAAGAATTTGTAAAAACTGTGTCCGATCGTGCAATTGGCTCTGAAGTGATGCAGTCATTAACTCCGGGTCAGCAGATCATTAAGATTGTACAGGAAGAATTAACGACATTAATGGGCTCTGAAAATACTCAGATTAATATGAGCAAAAAACCACCAACTGTTGTGATGATGGTAGGTTTACAAGGGGCAGGTAAAACGACGACTGCAGGTAAACTAGCACTTTTAATGCGCAAGAAATACAATAAGAAACCATTACTTGTTGCATGTGATATTTATAGACCTGCTGCAATTCAGCAGTTACAGACTGTAGGAAAGCAAATTGATATTCCTGTCTTCACTTTAGGAGATCAAGTATCACCTAAAGAAATTACTGAACGTGCATTACAGCATGCGAAGGAAGAACACCTCGATTTTGTGATTATCGATACTGCAGGGCGATTACATATCGATGAAGCACTGATGAATGAGCTTGTGGAAGTTAAAGAAATCAGCAAACCTGATGAAATTATGCTTGTCGTAGATTCAATGACTGGTCAAGATGCGGTCAATGTCGCTGAGAGTTTCGATAATCAGCTGGATGTCACGGGTGTTACGTTAACGAAGCTCGATGGTGATACTCGTGGTGGGGCGGCACTGTCTATTCGAAGTGTTACGCAAAAACCAATTAAGTTTGTCGGGATGAGCGAGAAGCTTGATGGACTAGAACCTTTCCATCCTGAACGTATGGCATCACGAATTCTAGGTATGGGTGATGTGTTAAGTTTAATCGAGAAAGCACAGTCACAAGTCGATGAGTCAAAGGCGAAAGAACTTGAACAGAAGATGAAGACGTCTTCATTTACTTTCGATGATTTTCTTGAGCAGCTTGAGCAGGTGAAAGCTTTAGGACCATTAGATGAACTGCTTAAGATGATTCCTGGTGCGAACAAGATGAAAGGTCTGAACAATGTCAATATGAATGCAAAGCAAATTGATCATGTGCAGGCAATCATCCGTTCAATGACGAAAGAAGAACGTAACAATCCAGCAATTATCAATGTTTCGCGTAAGAAAAGAATTGCAAAAGGTTCAGGTAGAAGTCTATCTGAAGTTAATAAGCTGATTAAACAGTTTGAAGAGATGAAGAAGATGATGAAACAGTTTACAGGAATGAAAAAAGGGAAAAAAGGGCGTAATCCATTCCAAGGTATGAATTTACCATTCTAACCTATTGAGAGGCAGAAAAAACTTGATTTTTTCTGCCTTTTATATTAAATTAATATCTGTAAAGAAAAAACACTTTACAGGGAATGATATTCCTGTTAATATTAGTACTTGAGAAAAGATTAGAAATGGAGAGATTTATAATGGCAGTAAAAATTCGTTTAACGCGTATGGGTTCTAAAAGAAACCCATTCTATCGTATTGTAGTAGCAGATGCACGCGCACCACGTGATGGTCGTATCATCGAATCAATTGGAACTTATAATCCAGTTGCTAAACCTGAAGCAGAAATTAAAGTTGATGAAGCATTAGCTTTAAAATGGTTAGCTGATGGCGCAAAACCAACTGATACAGTTCGTAATATCTTATCAACTCAAGGTATTATGGAGAAATTCCATAACCAAAAAATCGCGAAGTAATCGCTATGGAAAAATTAATACAAACCATTGTTACACCGCTAGTGCGTCATCCTGAAGATATTAAGATCACGAAGGAAGAGCATGCATCCAGTATTACGTATCATCTATCGGTCAATAAAGCCGATAAAGGAAAAGTAATCGGTAAACAAGGGCGTATTGCAAAAGCAATGCGAACAGTTACGAGTGGTGCAGAACTTGCGTCTGTTAAGAAAGTGTTTGTAGAGATTGATTAAGAGTACCTTTTTTGGTACTCTTTTTTTATGAGATGGAGGTTTTGAGAATGGAAATTAATGTGGGGAAAATTGTCAACACACACGGTGTGAAAGGTGAAGTGAAAATTTTAACAGCGTCTGATTTTGCTTCTGAACGTTTTAAGCCCGGTAAAGTGTTATTGATTCCGTTTAAAGATGAGAAAGTTACACTGACAATCAAGTCGTATCGTACACATAAAAACTTCCATATGGTATCTTTTGAAGGCTTGAACAATATTAATGATGTAGAGAAGTATAAAGGTCTGGATGTTTATCAGGATATTGAAAATGAAGATATTATATTGGATGAAAACGAATATTTCTATTCTGACATCATAGGGTGCACTGTGTTTGATGGTAAACGAGAAATCGGTATTGTGAGTGAGATCTTTGAAACGGGAGCAAACGATGTGTGGGTCGTTCAAGGGGAAAAGGAATATTTGATTCCATACATTGAAGATGTTGTTAAGTCGATCGATATCGATAATAAAAAAATCGTTATTGAAGCGATTGAAGGGTTACTATAATGAAGATTGATTATTTAACCTTATTTCCTGAAATGTTTGATGTGCTTAATCACTCAATTATGAAACGTGCTCAGGAAAAAGGGATTGTAGAGCTGAACACCGTTAATTTCAGAGAATATACGGGTAACAGACATAACCAAGTTGATGATTATCCATACGGTGGGGGTCAAGGAATGGTCTTAAAGCCTGAACCGATATTCAATGCAATGAATGCGATTGAGAGAACTGAGCATACGCGCGTTATTCTTATGTGCCCACAAGGGAAACCGTTCACGCAGCAAGTCGCTG
Above is a window of Macrococcoides canis DNA encoding:
- the rpsP gene encoding 30S ribosomal protein S16, with the protein product MAVKIRLTRMGSKRNPFYRIVVADARAPRDGRIIESIGTYNPVAKPEAEIKVDEALALKWLADGAKPTDTVRNILSTQGIMEKFHNQKIAK
- a CDS encoding KH domain-containing protein; the encoded protein is MEKLIQTIVTPLVRHPEDIKITKEEHASSITYHLSVNKADKGKVIGKQGRIAKAMRTVTSGAELASVKKVFVEID
- the ffh gene encoding signal recognition particle protein translates to MAFEGLSDRLQATMQKIKGKGKVTEADIKVMMREVRLALLEADVNFKVVKEFVKTVSDRAIGSEVMQSLTPGQQIIKIVQEELTTLMGSENTQINMSKKPPTVVMMVGLQGAGKTTTAGKLALLMRKKYNKKPLLVACDIYRPAAIQQLQTVGKQIDIPVFTLGDQVSPKEITERALQHAKEEHLDFVIIDTAGRLHIDEALMNELVEVKEISKPDEIMLVVDSMTGQDAVNVAESFDNQLDVTGVTLTKLDGDTRGGAALSIRSVTQKPIKFVGMSEKLDGLEPFHPERMASRILGMGDVLSLIEKAQSQVDESKAKELEQKMKTSSFTFDDFLEQLEQVKALGPLDELLKMIPGANKMKGLNNVNMNAKQIDHVQAIIRSMTKEERNNPAIINVSRKKRIAKGSGRSLSEVNKLIKQFEEMKKMMKQFTGMKKGKKGRNPFQGMNLPF
- the rimM gene encoding ribosome maturation factor RimM (Essential for efficient processing of 16S rRNA), whose product is MEINVGKIVNTHGVKGEVKILTASDFASERFKPGKVLLIPFKDEKVTLTIKSYRTHKNFHMVSFEGLNNINDVEKYKGLDVYQDIENEDIILDENEYFYSDIIGCTVFDGKREIGIVSEIFETGANDVWVVQGEKEYLIPYIEDVVKSIDIDNKKIVIEAIEGLL
- the smc gene encoding chromosome segregation protein SMC; amino-acid sequence: MVYLQSVEATGFKSFADKTTVLFDEGVTAIVGPNGSGKSNITDAIKWVLGEQSAKSLRGAKMEDIIFSGAQNRNATNFAQVTLTINNMGRSLAVDSDKVMITRKLFRSGESEYFLNHQKVRLKDITELFLDSGLGRDAFSIISQGKVDQVLNAKPSERRQLIEEAAGVLKYKKRKVETEQKLEDTMNNLSRVHDIIFDLKDRVEPLKIEASIAEEYIALSEEMKDADIQVTVHDIKECSAEYERLQREILNFNEQLTYKKDKSERISSKLDTHKSERNEQQKQLETHKTDLLHITERIERNIGLLNVNKERLSHQNANFEEKHQLQKTLAETLEHTKKELSSTDAKIQTIKQEKLSKKQKLSETEQDQSALADDIEAIIEETRSEYYEQFTIKTKLENDIQHMNSRIEQFNRKEEAQIDESTMTHYEVLLSEQQSLNEQINRLEKTVDDKRLSYTQHQQYITKQKQLYFKESENLKQAERFISTLESKVNRLKMMQEEYQGYYQGVRLLLKNKEKLDGIHHTVLDSISVEPQYNDALDSALGGILQHIIVEDAQAARKAIAFLKSKQAGRATFLPLNVIRPRNIASDILTGLTQFEGYIGTLNTLITADNQYKNIVDNIAGHIIIATTLAEANKIAKFASYRHKVVTLDGQVVNPGGSMTGGSKQKPTQALSSRNELQQLTKQLSDYESQTSQLSEKVSQLNESISEAEFQLEQDKQNGIELRDELHQLKLTREEIHVKLERLQSKLEARSQYDKERDEIRQLEKDKTVIMDSIQSIDIRLTELTEKIKLYQNNAQNKKTLLENMQQEIQSINKSISQLDADINYYQKVKQDLSDKIETTERELEHLSQLDHTINREKLEKEIVQLEKDIGEDKEKKSFLHDQIEKLQHNIGEYIEQETELELQNKELIRQINGIENGIGELKVQHSRLDVKLENYIEHLSFTYEMTYEAAEDYMFEHSLTVDDAEQLNELRSRVKLTKIAIDELGPVNMNAIEQYKAVSERYEFLISQEADLLEAKDNLEMIIRDMDHTVAERFKATFEVISNAFEHIFKQLFGGGEGRLILTEEDYLTSGIDIYVQPPGKKRQHLSLLSGGERAMTAIVLLFAILNRKKAPFVILDEVEAALDEANVSRFAHYLTTLKKDTQFIVITHRKGTMEESDRLYGVTMQNSGISKLVSVNLKEIDDKKFKELTK
- the ftsY gene encoding signal recognition particle-docking protein FtsY; translation: MSFFKKLKNKFVGNNEESTDALETLAPEDTLDPQQEDPIHDVQTNESVSHAEVIEQPKKKEKKSDWDWDFDDDDLISIEEFEELEAQQIGAKFREGLEKSRENFQNKLNDLLAMYRTVDEDFFEALEEMLIQADVGFNTVMDLVESLRMEAKRRNITETADLREVIVEKIVEIYEQEDDKLQEMNIQEDGLTVILMVGVNGVGKTTTIGKLAHRYKGQGKKVMLAAGDTFRAGAIEQLQVWGDRVGVEVIKQSEGSDPAAVMYDAIGAAKNRGADILICDTAGRLQNKANLMTELEKVKKVLSRAVPGAPHEVLLALDATTGQNALVQAKAFKEVTDVSGIVLTKLDGTAKGGIVLAIRNELHIPVKFVGLGEKLDDLQPFDAESYVYGLFADMIEASTEEENRAAEVLKDNSDDE
- a CDS encoding putative DNA-binding protein, encoding MSDLLKTMRMNYLFDFYQSLLTDKQRNYLEKYYMDDESLSEIAETFDVSRQAVYDNIRRTGDLLEEYESKLGLYQKFEARQSIYEQMLQINKLQDNEERNQQLESYIEQLQRIE